A window of the Vanessa cardui chromosome 27, ilVanCard2.1, whole genome shotgun sequence genome harbors these coding sequences:
- the LOC124541044 gene encoding uncharacterized protein LOC124541044: MEAILNFLRTYLIGNRFTTKTFPGLVPHIQYHICRSSSNMLLKIENQLLQRHRQRETTGIKKLYNSFFVLF; encoded by the coding sequence ATGGAGGCCATTCTAAACTTCCTGCGAACGTATTTGATCGGCAATCGCTTCACGACGAAAACCTTCCCAGGGCTCGTGCCCCACATACAGTACCATATCTGCCGTTCCAGCAGCAACATGCTATTGAAAATCGAGAATCAACTCTTGCAACGGCATCGTCAAAGAGAGACAACCGGCATCAAGAAGCTGTACAATTCGTTCTTCGTTCTCTTCTAA